A stretch of the Papaver somniferum cultivar HN1 chromosome 6, ASM357369v1, whole genome shotgun sequence genome encodes the following:
- the LOC113289963 gene encoding protein UXT homolog isoform X3, whose amino-acid sequence MSVMDSVRQLKVQRYEDFVDRRLKPDLVRAIAERSDLRKSIQTLEKNAATSLRTLVNLGSEVYMQADVPDTRHIFVDVGLGFHVQFTWSEALEFISVKEARLAKQIDEYTHLIASIKVQIKMVCEGIQELLQLAAS is encoded by the exons AT GAGTGTTATGGATAGTGTTCGACAGCTAAAAGTTCAAAGATATGAGGATTTTGTTGATCGTCGCTTGAAGCCGGATCTTGTGCGAGCTATTGCTGAACG TTCAGACTTACGGAAGAGTATACAAACGTTGGAGAAAAATGCAGCTACGAGCTTGCGTACGTTGGTCAATCTTGGTTCCGAGGTGTACATGCAAGCTGATGT GCCGGACACTAGGCATATATTCGTGGATGTTGGTCTTGGATTTCATGTACAGTTCACCTGGTCTGAGGCCCTGGAGTTCATATCAGTAAAGGAAGCAAGATTAGCCAA GCAAATAGATGAATACACACACCTAATTGCATCCATAAAAGTGCAAATTAAAATG GTTTGTGAAGGTATTCAGGAGTTGCTCCAACTTGCAGCATCATGA
- the LOC113289963 gene encoding protein UXT homolog isoform X1 yields MSVMDSVRQLKVQRYEDFVDRRLKPDLVRAIAERDKVFESQKVFSDLRKSIQTLEKNAATSLRTLVNLGSEVYMQADVPDTRHIFVDVGLGFHVQFTWSEALEFISVKEARLAKQIDEYTHLIASIKVQIKMVCEGIQELLQLAAS; encoded by the exons AT GAGTGTTATGGATAGTGTTCGACAGCTAAAAGTTCAAAGATATGAGGATTTTGTTGATCGTCGCTTGAAGCCGGATCTTGTGCGAGCTATTGCTGAACG GGACAAAGTCTTCGAATCACAGAAGGTTTT TTCAGACTTACGGAAGAGTATACAAACGTTGGAGAAAAATGCAGCTACGAGCTTGCGTACGTTGGTCAATCTTGGTTCCGAGGTGTACATGCAAGCTGATGT GCCGGACACTAGGCATATATTCGTGGATGTTGGTCTTGGATTTCATGTACAGTTCACCTGGTCTGAGGCCCTGGAGTTCATATCAGTAAAGGAAGCAAGATTAGCCAA GCAAATAGATGAATACACACACCTAATTGCATCCATAAAAGTGCAAATTAAAATG GTTTGTGAAGGTATTCAGGAGTTGCTCCAACTTGCAGCATCATGA
- the LOC113291734 gene encoding UDP-sugar pyrophosphorylase-like yields SELGINGDFFSSCPNLEKNLNILSPDEIRLGKMLVEMRQSHLFHHWSQPGSDDDQDKRGFFDQVYKLDTSYPGGLASYIQNARRLLADSKEGKNPFHGFTPSIPSGEILTFGDENFVNFEEAGVKEVRNAAFVLVAGGLGERLGYNGIKLALPSETTTGTCFLQHYIESILVLQEASCRLAQGQCEAQIPLVIMTSDDTNAPTLDLLESNAYFGMKPNQVKLLKQEKVACLDDNDARLAVDPVNKYRIQTKPHGHGDVHSLLYSSGLLKTLKDAGLKWVLFLQDTNGLLFKAIPSALGVSCTKEYHVNSLAVPRKAKEAIGGITKLTHADGRTMVINVEYNQLDPLLRATGHPEGDVNSETGYSPFPGNINQLILNLGPYIEELTRTQGAIPEFVNPKYKDSSKTSFKSSTRLECMMQDYPKSLSPSARVGFTVMDAWLAYAPVKNNPEDAAKVPKGNPYHSATSGEMFIYRANSLILKKAGVKVADPVTATFNGQQVEVWPRITWKPKWAMTFAEVRHKVSGNCSISQSSTMVINGRNVFVEDVSLDGALILNAVEDAEVKVVGPVHNQGWVLEQVDHKDTSIPEEIRIRGFHINKVEQLELNYNEPGKFSNSS; encoded by the coding sequence TCGGAATTGGGAATTAATGGTGATTTCTTCTCTTCTTGTCCTAACCTTGAAAAGAATCTTAACATTCTTTCTCCTGATGAAATTCGACTGGGCAAAATGTTGGTGGAGATGAGACAATCTCATCTGTTTCATCATTGGTCTCAACCAGGTTCTGATGACGATCAAGACAAGAGAGGTTTCTTTGATCAGGTGTATAAGCTTGACACTAGCTACCCTGGTGGATTGGCTTCCTACATCCAAAATGCTAGAAGGCTGCTCGCAGATTCAAAAGAAGGGAAGAATCCGTTTCATGGCTTTACTCCTTCTATTCCATCGGGAGAGATTCTTACCTTTGGCGATGAAAACTTTGTAAACTTTGAGGAAGCTGGCGTCAAGGAAGTACGCAATGCTGCATTTGTTCTTGTTGCAGGTGGGCTTGGGGAACGTCTTGGCTACAATGGAATTAAGCTGGCTCTTCCGTCAGAGACCACAACTGGGACATGCTTCCTACAACACTACATTGAGTCTATTCTAGTTCTGCAAGAGGCAAGCTGTAGATTGGCACAAGGTCAGTGTGAAGCACAGATTCCTTTGGTTATTATGACATCAGATGACACAAATGCGCCTACATTGGATCTTTTAGAGTCAAATGCTTATTTTGGAATGAAGCCGAATCAGGTGAAGCTGCTTAAGCAGGAAAAGGTGGCATGCTTAGATGATAATGATGCCAGGCTTGCAGTGGATCCTGTCAACAAATACCGAATTCAGACAAAACCTCATGGGCACGGGGATGTTCATTCACTTCTATATTCCAGTGGCCTTCTGAAAACATTGAAGGATGCAGGTTTGAAATGGGTTCTATTTCTTCAAGATACTAACGGCCTGCTTTTTAAGGCAATACCGTCAGCACTTGGGGTTAGTTGCACAAAGGAGTACCATGTTAATTCTCTTGCTGTGCCCCGCAAAGCAAAAGAAGCTATTGGGGGGATTACCAAACTCACTCATGCTGATGGGAGAACGATGGTGATCAATGTTGAATACAATCAGCTTGATCCTCTACTTCGAGCAACCGGTCATCCTGAGGGAGACGTCAACTCCGAGACAGGCTATTCTCCTTTTCCTGGAAATATTAACCAGTTGATTTTGAACCTTGGTCCTTATATTGAAGAGCTCACCAGAACACAAGGTGCCATACCAGAGTTTGTAAATCCTAAGTACAAGGATTCTAGTAAGACTTCATTTAAGTCCTCAACTCGATTGGAGTGTATGATGCAAGATTATCCAAAATCACTGTCTCCTTCAGCAAGAGTCGGATTCACCGTGATGGATGCATGGTTGGCTTATGCACCTGTCAAAAACAACCCTGAAGATGCTGCAAAGGTGCCAAAAGGTAACCCATACCATAGTGCAACTTCTGGTGAGATGTTTATCTATCGAGCCAATAGCCTTATTCTTAAAAAGGCTGGTGTCAAAGTGGCAGATCCAGTAACTGCAACTTTCAATGGACAACaagtggaagtgtggccacgcatCACATGGAAGCCCAAATGGGCAATGACTTTTGCTGAGGTACGACACAAAGTGAGTGGGAACTGTTCCATCTCACAAAGCTCTACTATGGTCATCAATGGTCGTAACGTGTTTGTGGAGGATGTCTCTTTGGATGGAGCGCTCATTTTAAATGCAGTTGAAGATGCAGAGGTTAAAGTTGTAGGACCTGTGCATAACCAGGGTTGGGTTTTGGAGCAAGTTGATCACAAAGACACCTCAATTCCTGAGGAAATAAGGATTAGAGGTTTCCATATCAATAAAGTTGAGCAGCTGGAGCTAAATTACAACGAGCCAGGGAAATTCAGCAACAGCTCGTGA
- the LOC113289963 gene encoding protein UXT homolog isoform X2: MDSVRQLKVQRYEDFVDRRLKPDLVRAIAERDKVFESQKVFSDLRKSIQTLEKNAATSLRTLVNLGSEVYMQADVPDTRHIFVDVGLGFHVQFTWSEALEFISVKEARLAKQIDEYTHLIASIKVQIKMVCEGIQELLQLAAS, from the exons ATGGATAGTGTTCGACAGCTAAAAGTTCAAAGATATGAGGATTTTGTTGATCGTCGCTTGAAGCCGGATCTTGTGCGAGCTATTGCTGAACG GGACAAAGTCTTCGAATCACAGAAGGTTTT TTCAGACTTACGGAAGAGTATACAAACGTTGGAGAAAAATGCAGCTACGAGCTTGCGTACGTTGGTCAATCTTGGTTCCGAGGTGTACATGCAAGCTGATGT GCCGGACACTAGGCATATATTCGTGGATGTTGGTCTTGGATTTCATGTACAGTTCACCTGGTCTGAGGCCCTGGAGTTCATATCAGTAAAGGAAGCAAGATTAGCCAA GCAAATAGATGAATACACACACCTAATTGCATCCATAAAAGTGCAAATTAAAATG GTTTGTGAAGGTATTCAGGAGTTGCTCCAACTTGCAGCATCATGA
- the LOC113289963 gene encoding protein UXT homolog isoform X4, translated as MDSVRQLKVQRYEDFVDRRLKPDLVRAIAERSDLRKSIQTLEKNAATSLRTLVNLGSEVYMQADVPDTRHIFVDVGLGFHVQFTWSEALEFISVKEARLAKQIDEYTHLIASIKVQIKMVCEGIQELLQLAAS; from the exons ATGGATAGTGTTCGACAGCTAAAAGTTCAAAGATATGAGGATTTTGTTGATCGTCGCTTGAAGCCGGATCTTGTGCGAGCTATTGCTGAACG TTCAGACTTACGGAAGAGTATACAAACGTTGGAGAAAAATGCAGCTACGAGCTTGCGTACGTTGGTCAATCTTGGTTCCGAGGTGTACATGCAAGCTGATGT GCCGGACACTAGGCATATATTCGTGGATGTTGGTCTTGGATTTCATGTACAGTTCACCTGGTCTGAGGCCCTGGAGTTCATATCAGTAAAGGAAGCAAGATTAGCCAA GCAAATAGATGAATACACACACCTAATTGCATCCATAAAAGTGCAAATTAAAATG GTTTGTGAAGGTATTCAGGAGTTGCTCCAACTTGCAGCATCATGA